One segment of Pseudanabaena sp. PCC 6802 DNA contains the following:
- a CDS encoding Uma2 family endonuclease, whose amino-acid sequence MIAVTQLQQDLNFEQFLAQCPEDGRYELVDGKMVRILATRRHYDVAGLIQKSFDREIDRLGMNYVVNNAIVLLTTNKQGKEQGRNPDVSVIDRNVWRSERLNHRGIREPIQIAVEVVSTNWEDDYIDKLDEYERLGICEYWIVDYLALGSRTYLGNPKEPSVLVFTLDAERKYQFTRFQNSDRIVSPTFPELALTVEQILKA is encoded by the coding sequence ATGATTGCAGTTACTCAATTACAACAAGACCTAAATTTTGAGCAATTTTTGGCGCAATGTCCTGAAGATGGTCGCTACGAACTTGTGGATGGCAAGATGGTAAGAATTTTAGCAACAAGAAGACATTATGATGTCGCTGGGTTAATTCAAAAAAGCTTCGATCGCGAGATCGATCGCCTGGGGATGAATTACGTAGTCAATAATGCGATCGTACTGCTTACCACCAATAAACAAGGTAAAGAGCAAGGCAGAAATCCTGATGTGAGTGTAATCGATCGCAATGTTTGGCGCTCTGAACGCCTGAATCATCGAGGTATACGAGAACCAATTCAAATTGCGGTTGAGGTGGTTTCAACCAATTGGGAAGATGATTATATTGACAAACTTGATGAATATGAACGCTTAGGTATTTGCGAATATTGGATTGTTGATTATTTAGCTCTGGGCAGTCGAACTTACCTGGGCAACCCCAAAGAACCTTCCGTTTTGGTCTTTACCCTGGATGCCGAAAGAAAGTATCAGTTTACTCGGTTTCAAAATAGCGATCGCATTGTATCTCCGACCTTTCCAGAACTAGCACTCACAGTTGAGCAAATTCTTAAAGCTTAG
- a CDS encoding Gfo/Idh/MocA family protein: protein MRIGIVGTGFVAKLRAEIFSQDERVQLKAIAGNFTKAQELGQMFGMDAHEYWSDLVVRPDLEAIVVATINREHSTVVSKALLSGKHVIVEYPLSFSLAEATELVQLAQQKQLMLHVEHIELLGGVHQAAVEALPRIGKPFYARYATQNPQTPAPEKWTYMPDLFGFPLIAAVSRIHRLTAMFGQVRSVSCQLRYEGGNLPKQFTACVCNAQLQFDSGLIADVGYSKGEHVWKPERSLEIQGSQGAIIFEAETGKLIAANGEETLPAGPSRGLFKKDTENVLSHLFNGTPLYVTPASALHALAVACAAEKAARTNQVIDV from the coding sequence TTGAGAATTGGTATTGTTGGTACGGGTTTCGTGGCAAAGCTCCGCGCAGAGATTTTTTCACAGGATGAAAGGGTACAACTCAAAGCGATCGCTGGCAACTTCACTAAAGCCCAAGAACTGGGGCAAATGTTTGGTATGGATGCCCACGAGTATTGGTCTGACCTGGTTGTCCGACCCGATCTCGAAGCGATCGTTGTCGCCACGATCAATCGCGAGCACAGCACCGTAGTATCCAAAGCATTGCTAAGCGGCAAACACGTAATTGTCGAATATCCCCTCTCTTTTAGTCTGGCAGAGGCAACGGAACTGGTGCAGTTAGCCCAGCAAAAGCAACTCATGCTGCATGTCGAGCATATCGAACTGCTTGGCGGAGTCCACCAGGCGGCTGTAGAAGCACTACCTAGAATTGGCAAGCCTTTTTATGCGCGCTATGCCACCCAAAACCCGCAAACGCCTGCCCCTGAAAAATGGACTTACATGCCGGATTTATTTGGATTTCCTCTCATCGCAGCCGTATCGCGCATTCATCGACTTACCGCCATGTTCGGGCAAGTGCGCTCTGTTTCATGCCAACTGCGCTACGAAGGGGGAAATTTACCCAAGCAATTCACTGCCTGCGTTTGTAATGCTCAACTACAGTTCGATAGCGGTTTGATTGCTGATGTCGGCTACAGTAAAGGCGAACATGTCTGGAAGCCCGAGCGCTCTCTGGAAATTCAGGGCAGCCAAGGAGCAATAATTTTTGAGGCGGAAACCGGAAAATTGATTGCCGCTAACGGGGAAGAAACCTTGCCAGCAGGGCCTAGTCGAGGATTATTTAAAAAAGATACCGAAAATGTCTTGTCACATCTATTTAACGGCACGCCCCTCTACGTCACGCCTGCCAGCGCCTTACATGCCCTAGCAGTTGCCTGTGCTGCGGAAAAAGCCGCCAGGACGAATCAGGTAATCGATGTCTAA
- a CDS encoding MlaE family lipid ABC transporter permease subunit codes for MKSLGNWFVKLIQTFFLFGQVIFHVLIERRLHWRNSVEQMSVVGTESLIITLITASFVGGVFTIQVAKEFINFGAQQAIGGVLAIALTRELAPTLTAVVIAGRVGSAFAAEIGTMQVTEQIDALYMLRTNPIDYLVTPRIVACVLMMPVLTILSLITGMTGGLFISEALYGIPQSVFLDSVQTFLKTWDVITAIVKAGVFGVLIATIGTNWGLTTTGGAKGVGESTTTAVVTALLAIFASNFFMSWILYSDALSSVAGAVN; via the coding sequence ATGAAAAGCTTAGGCAATTGGTTTGTCAAACTCATCCAGACTTTTTTTCTGTTCGGACAGGTAATCTTTCACGTTCTGATCGAGCGGCGACTGCACTGGCGTAACAGCGTAGAACAGATGTCGGTGGTTGGGACGGAATCGCTGATAATTACGCTAATCACCGCTAGTTTTGTGGGTGGCGTGTTTACGATTCAAGTGGCGAAAGAGTTTATTAATTTTGGGGCACAGCAGGCGATTGGGGGTGTCCTGGCGATCGCCCTTACCCGAGAACTAGCGCCGACGCTTACCGCTGTGGTGATTGCGGGTCGGGTTGGGTCGGCATTTGCAGCGGAAATTGGTACGATGCAGGTAACCGAGCAAATCGATGCGCTCTACATGCTGCGAACTAATCCCATTGACTATCTGGTGACACCTCGCATTGTAGCTTGCGTGTTGATGATGCCAGTGTTGACAATTCTATCGCTGATTACAGGTATGACCGGAGGTTTATTTATCTCTGAGGCTCTGTATGGCATTCCACAATCGGTATTTTTAGATTCGGTTCAGACCTTTCTCAAAACCTGGGATGTAATTACGGCGATCGTCAAAGCGGGAGTATTTGGAGTTTTAATTGCTACGATTGGAACTAACTGGGGGCTAACTACGACGGGTGGCGCTAAGGGTGTAGGTGAATCGACTACCACAGCAGTCGTAACGGCATTATTAGCGATTTTTGCCTCTAATTTCTTTATGTCCTGGATTCTCTACAGTGACGCACTCTCATCGGTAGCAGGCGCGGTCAATTAA
- the thrB gene encoding homoserine kinase, producing MSSYAIAVPATTANLGPGYDCLGAALTLFNKFEIALSDEFRITASGAAADKIAKNKTNLVYQSLEQFYERIGKPKPVISLHVDLQVPLARGLGSSATAIVAGIIGGNLLAGSPLSQKELLQLAIDMEGHPDNVTPAMLGGCQLIASAKCGGWEFCALPWHKDIAIAVAIPDFELPTAKARQVVPKEVALKDAIFNASHLALLVQALTSANPSWLQSALQDKLHQPYRQSLIPGMEAVQAAAIAAGAHGVVISGAGPTLLALGSAGQIEAIAESMVKAWGQVGVKATKKCLSIAKQGTTYTSL from the coding sequence ATGTCCTCTTATGCGATCGCAGTGCCAGCAACTACGGCAAATCTTGGACCTGGCTATGATTGTTTGGGTGCGGCTCTCACCCTGTTCAACAAATTTGAAATCGCCCTGTCCGATGAATTTCGGATTACCGCCTCCGGTGCAGCCGCTGACAAAATTGCCAAGAACAAAACGAATCTGGTCTACCAAAGCCTGGAACAGTTTTACGAACGCATTGGCAAACCCAAGCCCGTCATCTCGCTTCATGTCGATTTGCAGGTTCCCCTCGCAAGGGGGTTAGGTAGTTCTGCTACCGCAATCGTGGCTGGAATTATTGGGGGAAATTTGTTGGCTGGCTCGCCCCTCAGTCAAAAGGAATTATTGCAACTGGCGATCGATATGGAGGGGCATCCCGATAACGTCACTCCAGCCATGTTGGGTGGCTGTCAGTTGATTGCCTCTGCTAAGTGCGGCGGCTGGGAATTTTGCGCGTTGCCGTGGCACAAAGATATTGCGATCGCGGTGGCAATTCCTGACTTCGAGCTACCTACAGCCAAAGCTCGTCAGGTAGTACCCAAGGAAGTTGCGCTTAAGGATGCCATTTTTAACGCCTCTCATCTCGCCCTCCTCGTGCAAGCCTTAACCAGTGCTAATCCCTCCTGGTTGCAGTCTGCCCTCCAGGATAAACTACATCAGCCCTACCGCCAGAGTTTAATTCCTGGCATGGAAGCAGTGCAAGCCGCCGCGATCGCCGCCGGAGCGCATGGCGTTGTCATCAGTGGTGCGGGGCCGACCCTATTGGCTTTGGGCAGTGCGGGACAGATTGAAGCGATCGCCGAATCTATGGTTAAAGCCTGGGGGCAGGTTGGCGTTAAAGCAACTAAAAAATGCCTGAGTATAGCTAAGCAAGGTACAACTTACACGAGTCTCTAA
- a CDS encoding Era-like GTP-binding protein: MSDLRSDPSLKDRLPTQPTPDFLNLARDRIAKYLDRYAGDLDSSEIEKLKELELKLAEHQVEIAVFGLVSRGKTAVINALLGRKVGITGATHGTTQTPTGVQFDLSRSSNNTEQLPIDAPAPARKVQLKLIDTPGLDEIDGEDKGEMAKAIAKQADLILFVVAGDMTRLELETLSELRSASKPILLVFNKVDLYPESDRAAIHAALQNKQLQHLISPDEIILTAAEPLPTKVRVQYAGMHGSQNPASIAETWEPQPPQIQALKQKILDLLNQEGKALLAIDALRTLAQIQDTASDRRIQKLPRLRSVASLVFAIKAIASILSPSFWLDAIISAGIDLPVALVWTRSGQALPGASLPLWLGAILLNAAVTSAWGLEAQITQIGWLGITTPFLLQSLQAAMHRHSGWGKTGARTLAQEILQQVPTNSILSRISPELEPASIARVMGN; the protein is encoded by the coding sequence ATGTCAGATTTGCGATCGGATCCATCATTAAAAGATCGATTACCAACTCAACCCACTCCAGATTTCCTCAATTTAGCTCGCGATCGCATTGCTAAATACCTCGATCGCTACGCGGGCGATCTGGATAGTTCCGAAATAGAGAAGCTCAAAGAACTAGAACTCAAGCTGGCAGAACACCAGGTGGAAATAGCTGTTTTTGGTTTGGTGTCGCGGGGTAAAACTGCGGTAATTAATGCTTTGCTGGGCAGAAAAGTTGGTATAACAGGTGCAACGCACGGCACTACGCAGACCCCCACGGGCGTGCAATTCGATCTCAGTCGGTCTAGCAATAATACAGAGCAATTACCAATTGATGCGCCTGCGCCAGCCAGGAAAGTTCAACTCAAACTGATCGATACGCCTGGATTAGATGAGATCGACGGCGAAGATAAAGGTGAAATGGCGAAAGCGATCGCTAAGCAAGCCGACCTGATTTTGTTTGTAGTTGCAGGGGACATGACCCGCCTGGAGTTGGAGACACTATCCGAGTTGCGATCGGCCTCTAAACCAATCCTGTTGGTTTTTAACAAAGTAGATCTCTATCCCGAAAGCGATCGCGCTGCCATCCATGCTGCACTACAAAACAAGCAATTGCAACACCTGATTTCACCCGATGAAATTATCTTGACGGCAGCGGAACCGCTACCAACAAAGGTGAGAGTGCAATATGCCGGAATGCATGGGTCGCAAAATCCTGCAAGTATTGCAGAGACGTGGGAACCGCAGCCGCCACAGATACAAGCGCTCAAGCAAAAAATTCTCGATCTGCTCAACCAGGAGGGCAAGGCTCTATTAGCGATCGATGCACTGAGAACCCTAGCTCAGATACAGGATACTGCCAGCGATCGCCGTATTCAGAAATTACCGCGCCTGCGTAGTGTTGCGTCTCTGGTATTTGCAATTAAAGCGATCGCCTCGATCCTGTCACCTTCATTCTGGCTAGATGCAATTATTAGTGCTGGCATCGATCTGCCTGTAGCATTGGTATGGACGCGATCGGGGCAAGCATTACCAGGAGCGAGCCTGCCGCTGTGGTTGGGGGCAATTTTGCTGAATGCTGCGGTTACATCCGCCTGGGGACTGGAAGCCCAGATTACTCAAATTGGCTGGTTGGGCATCACCACCCCATTCCTACTCCAGAGCTTGCAGGCCGCCATGCACCGCCATAGTGGTTGGGGTAAAACTGGAGCCAGGACGCTCGCGCAAGAAATCCTGCAACAAGTACCTACAAATTCCATCCTCAGCCGTATTTCTCCAGAATTAGAACCAGCATCAATTGCTCGAGTTATGGGTAACTGA